The following is a genomic window from Desulfomonilia bacterium.
GGTAACGGGGTAAGCGCTTTTTCTGCATCCGCAATTGTCACCCCTGATACCTCAAGCAGTTTTTTTCTGGTCTTTGTTCCCTTAATTATCTGAATTGACGACCTTGAAACGTCAAGCATCTTAGCAACAAAGCTGATTAGGGAATCATTGGCCCTGCCGTCCACGGGGGGTGAGCAGAGTTTAATATTAAGGGTATCTTCTTTGATGCCGGTAACGGAATTTTTTGAGGCGCCGGGCTGAACCCTGACCGATATAAGTATTTTCTGGCCCCTTGCCTTAAGCCATTCAGCCATATGGTTTTTCTTAAAGTCCTATTCTCATACGGGTTCCCAGCGCAATAAGGTATCCCGCCAGTGCATAATCAAGGAAATATATGACTGCAATAACAACAATCGGAGAAAAATCTATACCGCCGGCCCTGAGAAACGGGAGCTTCATCCTTACAAAGTAAAACAAAGGCTCTGTTGCCGAGCGAAGGAATCTGACGATCGGATTATAGGGATCCGGGTTCACCCATGATAACAGGGCGCCTATAATAACTATCCACATATAGACACTGAGAAGAATATGCAGAGTGTATCCCAGTCCTGTAAGAATATACCCGAGCAGCATGTGTTCCTCCGTTTTTTTAAGACTGATTCGAGATCATTGCCTTTTTTTTGTAAATGCAAT
Proteins encoded in this region:
- a CDS encoding DUF167 domain-containing protein is translated as MAEWLKARGQKILISVRVQPGASKNSVTGIKEDTLNIKLCSPPVDGRANDSLISFVAKMLDVSRSSIQIIKGTKTRKKLLEVSGVTIADAEKALTPLP
- a CDS encoding YggT family protein, translated to MLLGYILTGLGYTLHILLSVYMWIVIIGALLSWVNPDPYNPIVRFLRSATEPLFYFVRMKLPFLRAGGIDFSPIVVIAVIYFLDYALAGYLIALGTRMRIGL